The following are encoded in a window of Salmo trutta chromosome 27, fSalTru1.1, whole genome shotgun sequence genomic DNA:
- the LOC115165141 gene encoding C-X-C motif chemokine 13-like, whose translation MPFKPHYLLVSLTLCWFVALQAFPMNGCAACQKCRCIRTSSAFISPRLFYRIEILPPGAHCRQTEIIITKKDKATVCVTPDARWINKVITKLQSSNKKKRSAELPHLNHH comes from the exons ATGCCTTTCAAGCCACACTACCTGTTGGTCTCCCTGACTCTCTGCTGGTTCGTGGCTCTTCAAG CATTCCCCATGAACGGCTGTGCTGCATGTCAGAAGTGTCGCTGCATCCGAACGTCCTCTGCTTTCATCTCTCCTAGGCTGTTCTACAGGATAGAGATCCTACCTCCAGGTGCCCACTGTCGTCAAACAGAGATCAT CATTACCAAGAAGGACAAAGCCACCGTCTGTGTGACTCCAGATGCACGATGGATCAACAAAGTCATTACCAAGTTACAAAG tagcaacaagaagaagagaaGTGCAGAACTTCCCCATCTCAACCACCATTGA